Proteins encoded by one window of Primulina huaijiensis isolate GDHJ02 chromosome 1, ASM1229523v2, whole genome shotgun sequence:
- the LOC140983531 gene encoding squamosa promoter-binding-like protein 9: MERGSSSSSFSTSAGAADSHINGLNFGKKIYFKGVSSGPQAKIGGGQSQAPPSASRRRRTGVVQPPLCQVVGCNADLSDAKAYYSRHKVCGVHSKFPKVIVAGIEQRFCQQCSRFHQLAEFDQGKRSCRRRLAGHNERRRKPPPGSFLPPRCGTLPSSIFDNRTKAAGFMMNCSTYPMLGGSDAWLNIIPEPGLGNQAIVAGKHQPPWKSNSQNSLPDLLQGSTTSPTCFVGSLVSSEECFSGVSDSISALSLLSNHPWGSRSQSSRPDMNIVQSLVTPCAPIAQFSFPSWDFQSGQANDMSHETHPNLGSVQVPHPGNSHHNGELGLSQRTEDQFHELKHSRGYDSSVQHMHWSL; the protein is encoded by the exons ATGGAAAGAGgttcatcttcatcttctttcTCGACTTCTGCTGGTGCAGCAGACTCACACATCAATGGTTTGAATTTTGGCAAGAAGATTTACTTCAAGGGCGTGAGTTCTGGACCACAGGCGAAGATCGGAGGTGGGCAATCGCAGGCGCCTCCGTCAGCGTCCAGAAGAAGGAGAACCGGAGTCGTGCAGCCGCCTCTATGCCAGGTGGTGGGGTGCAACGCAGATCTGAGCGATGCCAAGGCTTATTATTCGAGGCACAAAGTTTGTGGTGTGCATTCCAAATTTCCAAAGGTCATAGTGGCAGGCATCGAGCAGAGGTTTTGCCAGCAGTGCAGCAG GTTTCATCAATTGGCTGAATTTGACCAAGGAAAACGTAGTTGCCGTAGGCGCCTTGCTGGACACAACGAGCGTAGAAGGAAGCCACCTCCAGGATCTTTTTTGCCACCTCGCTGTGGAACTCTTCCTTCATCCATATTTG ATAATCGCACCAAAGCTGCAGGATTTATGATGAATTGCAGCACTTATCCAATGCTCGGTGGAAGTGATGCGTGGCTGAATATCATACCTGAACCAGGATTAGGAAATCAAGCAATCGTCGCCGGAAAACATCAACCTCCATGGAAGAGTAACTCACAAAATTCTTTACCTGATCTCCTGCAAGGTTCAACGACTAGTCCTACTTGCTTTGTTGGTTCATTAGTATCTTCAGAAGAATGCTTTAGTGGAGTTTCGGATTCCATCAGTGCTCTCTCTCTTCTGTCAAACCACCCCTGGGGTTCAAGAAGCCAATCATCGAGGCCTGATATGAACATTGTTCAGTCTTTGGTGACCCCTTGTGCACCCATTGctcaattttcctttccttCGTGGGATTTCCAGAGTGGCCAAGCTAATGACATGTCACACGAGACGCATCCTAATCTGGGTTCAGTCCAGGTTCCTCATCCAGGTAATAGTCATCATAACGGAGAGCTTGGACTGTCTCAAAGGACCGAGGACCAGTTTCATGAACTCAAGCATTCCAGGGGATATGATTCTTCTGTCCAACATATGCATTGGT